A region of Ignavibacteriota bacterium DNA encodes the following proteins:
- a CDS encoding glycogen synthase, whose translation MAKSFKVLFVSSEVYPFAKESGIADVSHSLPLAIRELQHDIRVICPKYGVLNERRSKIHNVSRLRDVEIAVGDKTELANIKSATIISKKNKVQVYFSSNQDYFEQRKGIYHDPINWSAYPDNAERFIFFAKSALETCVRLKWIPDIIHCNDWQTALIPAFMKNNYAGKFNKTKVVFTIHNFYRQGVFPLEELLKTELSNELKEVFIHKDMMNFLKGGLELSNYITTVSPSYANELLDDTTYGNELNYVLKSKVGYFKGILNGIDDYIWNPRRDKLIHQKLEDDFDDFKISNKVFLQRQFGLPVAPEKPLLGFIPRIGYQKGVSLLIETAEKILNNDLQILLLGQGDNELKIQLAEIEKKYPEKFKAVFAFDEDLSHQIEAGADFLMLPSMYEPCGLNVMYSMKYGTIPIVRHTGGMKDSTENYNDATQTGNSIVFTNYDKKDFSDAISRAVNLYSNKTDFKRIIRNALDKDFSWSGGAKEYDNIYRTIMKE comes from the coding sequence ATGGCAAAGAGTTTCAAAGTATTATTCGTTTCAAGCGAAGTATATCCTTTCGCAAAAGAAAGTGGCATTGCTGATGTGTCGCATTCATTACCTCTTGCCATACGCGAACTTCAGCATGATATAAGGGTTATATGTCCAAAATATGGGGTTCTGAACGAGCGACGAAGCAAAATTCATAATGTAAGCCGACTTAGAGATGTAGAAATTGCTGTTGGTGACAAAACTGAATTAGCTAATATAAAATCGGCTACAATCATATCAAAAAAGAATAAAGTACAAGTCTATTTCTCATCTAATCAGGATTATTTTGAACAACGAAAAGGTATTTACCACGACCCGATTAATTGGTCTGCATATCCTGATAATGCCGAGAGATTTATATTTTTTGCTAAAAGCGCTCTTGAAACTTGTGTAAGACTAAAGTGGATCCCTGACATAATTCATTGTAATGACTGGCAAACTGCACTAATACCTGCCTTTATGAAGAACAATTATGCCGGTAAATTTAACAAAACCAAAGTAGTTTTCACAATACATAATTTTTATAGACAGGGTGTATTTCCCTTGGAAGAACTCTTAAAAACAGAACTCAGCAACGAATTGAAGGAAGTTTTTATTCATAAAGATATGATGAATTTTCTTAAAGGCGGCTTAGAATTATCAAATTATATCACAACAGTAAGTCCAAGTTATGCAAATGAATTATTAGATGATACAACTTATGGAAACGAACTTAATTATGTATTGAAAAGTAAAGTCGGTTATTTCAAAGGTATCCTCAATGGAATTGACGATTACATTTGGAATCCACGGAGAGATAAACTGATTCACCAAAAATTAGAAGATGATTTTGATGATTTCAAAATTTCAAACAAAGTATTTCTGCAACGGCAGTTTGGACTTCCTGTTGCCCCGGAAAAGCCCCTCCTCGGATTTATACCAAGAATTGGGTATCAAAAGGGTGTTTCTCTACTAATAGAAACAGCTGAAAAAATTCTAAATAATGATTTGCAGATTCTACTTCTTGGGCAGGGTGATAATGAGCTCAAAATACAACTTGCGGAAATTGAGAAAAAATATCCGGAAAAATTCAAAGCGGTTTTCGCTTTTGACGAAGACTTATCTCATCAAATTGAAGCGGGAGCTGATTTCTTGATGTTGCCTTCAATGTATGAGCCTTGTGGGTTAAATGTAATGTATTCCATGAAATACGGTACTATTCCAATTGTGCGTCATACAGGAGGAATGAAGGATTCTACAGAAAATTACAATGATGCTACCCAAACTGGTAATTCAATCGTCTTTACAAATTATGATAAAAAAGATTTTTCTGATGCAATTTCAAGAGCTGTCAATTTGTACAGTAACAAGACAGATTTCAAAAGAATTATCCGAAATGCTTTGGATAAAGATTTCAGCTGGTCTGGAGGAGCAAAGGAATACGACAATATTTACAGAACAATAATGAAAGAGTAA